One window of Rubrivirga sp. SAORIC476 genomic DNA carries:
- a CDS encoding sodium:proton antiporter, whose amino-acid sequence MPTPLVTIAAVVVLGIGAQWLAWRTKFPSILLLLGFGFLAGPVTGFLPQDALQGEWLFPFVSLAVGIILFEGGLTLRFDEFREVGKSVVNLITIGVLVTGVLATIGAHYLAGFSWEVAVVLGALLTVTGPTVVLPLLRHVRPAGRVGTIAKWEGITIDPIGAILAVLVLETVILLNEPAEVAGAHGSVWGALAQGIAFEIVVGVGVAVLAAVLLVFLLHRRLVPDWLQNPVALMVVVAAFAISNTLQEEAGLLEATLLGIIMANQPYVSVRRIVEFKEDLRVLLISLLFIILSARLDRSAFEIMLAPGPLLFLAVLMLVVRPLAVWLSSLGTGLNWREQAFLSWLAPRGIVAAAVASLFSFRLEEFFPAEAGRIVPIVFLVIVGTVAVYGLTISPLARWLGLALPDPQGVLFIGAQGWVRRVAKALDGLGIPVLLIDANARNVRQAKKAGLPAQRANILAEGVIDDLDLSGIGRLLAVTPNDEVNALAALHFGEVFESDEVYQLPMRADGPKSPATEIPRHLRGRPLFATDATFTALDERLNAGASIHVIHITDTRTLAALRDEVETDDGEEGLIPLFLVRGEKVRVYAEDADITPQPGDALVVLLDQTVDPGWLAESADLDADGPDDLPDRAPEVGRAAAGDGMPGRAIPPDA is encoded by the coding sequence ATGCCCACTCCTCTCGTCACCATCGCCGCCGTCGTGGTCCTCGGGATCGGGGCGCAGTGGCTCGCCTGGCGGACCAAGTTTCCCTCGATCCTGCTGCTGCTCGGGTTCGGGTTCCTGGCCGGGCCGGTGACCGGCTTCCTGCCGCAGGACGCGCTCCAGGGCGAGTGGCTGTTCCCGTTCGTGTCGCTGGCGGTCGGCATCATCCTGTTCGAGGGTGGGCTGACGCTGCGGTTCGACGAGTTCCGGGAGGTCGGCAAGAGCGTCGTCAACCTGATCACCATCGGCGTGCTGGTAACGGGCGTGCTGGCGACCATCGGGGCGCACTACCTGGCAGGGTTCTCGTGGGAGGTGGCTGTGGTCCTGGGTGCGCTGCTCACGGTGACCGGGCCGACGGTCGTGCTGCCGCTGCTGCGCCACGTCCGCCCGGCGGGGCGGGTGGGGACCATCGCCAAGTGGGAGGGCATCACCATCGATCCCATCGGCGCCATCCTGGCGGTGCTGGTGCTGGAGACCGTCATCCTCCTCAACGAGCCCGCCGAGGTGGCAGGGGCGCACGGGAGCGTCTGGGGCGCGCTGGCGCAGGGCATCGCGTTCGAGATCGTGGTCGGGGTCGGGGTGGCGGTGCTCGCGGCGGTGCTGCTGGTGTTCCTGCTGCACCGGCGGCTGGTGCCGGACTGGCTCCAGAACCCGGTCGCGCTGATGGTGGTGGTGGCGGCGTTCGCCATCTCGAACACGCTTCAGGAGGAGGCGGGGCTGCTGGAGGCGACGCTGCTGGGCATCATCATGGCCAATCAGCCCTACGTCTCGGTCCGCCGGATCGTCGAGTTCAAGGAGGACCTGCGGGTGCTGCTGATCTCGCTGCTGTTCATCATCCTGAGCGCGCGGCTGGACCGGAGCGCCTTCGAGATCATGCTGGCGCCGGGGCCGCTGCTGTTCCTGGCCGTGCTGATGCTGGTGGTCCGCCCGCTGGCCGTCTGGCTGTCGTCGCTGGGCACGGGGCTCAACTGGCGCGAGCAGGCGTTCCTGTCGTGGCTGGCGCCGCGCGGCATCGTGGCGGCGGCGGTCGCGAGCCTGTTCTCGTTCCGCCTGGAGGAGTTTTTCCCGGCCGAGGCCGGCCGGATCGTGCCCATCGTGTTCCTCGTCATCGTGGGGACGGTGGCCGTGTACGGGCTGACGATCTCGCCGCTGGCGCGCTGGCTCGGGCTGGCCCTGCCCGACCCCCAGGGGGTGCTGTTCATCGGCGCGCAGGGCTGGGTCCGTCGCGTGGCCAAGGCGCTCGATGGGCTGGGGATCCCCGTGCTGTTGATCGACGCCAACGCGCGCAACGTGCGGCAGGCGAAGAAGGCCGGGCTGCCGGCGCAGCGGGCCAACATCCTGGCCGAGGGCGTCATCGACGACCTCGACCTGAGCGGCATCGGCCGCCTGCTGGCGGTCACCCCGAACGACGAGGTCAACGCGCTCGCGGCGCTCCACTTCGGCGAGGTCTTCGAGTCCGACGAGGTCTACCAGCTGCCCATGCGTGCCGACGGCCCGAAGAGCCCGGCGACCGAGATCCCGCGCCACCTCCGCGGGCGCCCGCTCTTCGCCACCGACGCCACCTTCACGGCCCTCGACGAGCGCCTCAACGCGGGCGCCTCGATCCACGTGATCCACATCACCGACACGCGGACGCTCGCCGCCCTCCGCGACGAGGTCGAGACCGACGACGGAGAGGAGGGCCTGATCCCGCTTTTCCTGGTCCGCGGCGAGAAGGTTCGCGTCTACGCCGAGGACGCCGACATCACCCCCCAGCCGGGCGACGCGCTCGTGGTGCTCCTCGACCAGACCGTCGACCCCGGCTGGCTCGCCGAGTCCGCCGACCTCGACGCGGACGGCCCCGACGACCTCCCCGACCGTGCGCCCGAGGTGGGGCGAGCGGCTGCGGGCGACGGGATGCCGGGCCGCGCCATCCCCCCGGACGCATAG
- a CDS encoding M15 family metallopeptidase, whose product MLRSSALPWLLAAAFALAAPACQSSEATPAREAVVVADTVRADTVAPPPPAPLPPLPDGFVRLREVAPGIAQEMRYATAYNFIGEPIDGYLAPECILAEEAATALAGVAQTLARSGLGLKVYDCYRPQTAVNHFARWTGVPDQSMKEAFYPAEPKGSLFSRGYISTRSGHSRGATVDLTLVRLPATASVLTTFPTADGPLPRCDQPLGPDGRLDEGDLDMGTAYDCFTHLASTDSGGITAAARRNRDRLRAAMSVAGFRNYSKEWWHFSLRDEPHPRTYFDFPVE is encoded by the coding sequence ATGCTCCGCTCGTCTGCTCTCCCCTGGCTCCTCGCCGCCGCGTTTGCGCTGGCGGCCCCGGCCTGCCAGTCGTCCGAGGCGACCCCGGCACGCGAGGCCGTGGTCGTCGCCGACACCGTCCGCGCCGACACGGTCGCGCCGCCGCCGCCCGCCCCGCTCCCGCCGCTGCCCGACGGGTTCGTCCGCCTGCGGGAGGTGGCGCCGGGCATCGCGCAGGAGATGCGCTACGCGACGGCCTACAACTTCATCGGCGAGCCCATCGACGGCTACCTCGCGCCGGAGTGCATCCTGGCCGAGGAGGCCGCGACGGCGCTCGCGGGCGTCGCGCAGACGCTGGCCCGCAGCGGGCTCGGGCTAAAGGTCTACGACTGCTACCGCCCGCAGACGGCCGTCAACCACTTCGCGCGCTGGACCGGCGTCCCGGACCAGTCGATGAAGGAGGCCTTCTACCCGGCCGAGCCCAAGGGCTCGCTGTTCTCGCGCGGCTACATCTCGACGCGGAGCGGTCACAGCCGGGGCGCGACGGTCGACCTGACGCTGGTGCGCCTGCCCGCCACAGCGTCCGTCCTCACGACGTTCCCGACGGCCGACGGCCCCCTCCCCCGCTGCGACCAACCCCTCGGCCCGGACGGGCGGCTCGACGAGGGCGACCTCGACATGGGCACAGCCTACGACTGCTTCACCCACCTCGCCTCGACCGACAGCGGCGGCATCACGGCCGCGGCTCGGCGCAACCGCGACCGCCTCCGCGCGGCCATGAGCGTGGCGGGCTTTCGTAACTACTCCAAGGAGTGGTGGCACTTCTCGCTCCGCGACGAGCCTCACCCGCGCACCTACTTCGACTTCCCCGTCGAGTAG
- a CDS encoding NAD+ synthase — translation MRIALCQINTTVGDLAGNVERILRDARRAADAGADLAVFPELAVTGYPPQDLLDRPAFLDAVDDAVAHLARELPAGLGVLVGAPVRNETPVGKRLFNSALLLADGAVQDAVSKTLLPTYDVFDEYRYFEPAAERRVMTFQGVRLGVHVCEDMWNNEEQAPYHLYAANPIDELAALGIDLFVNLSASPYTVGKPIERRLLIRESAQEHGVPFVYVNQVGANTELIFDGDSQVQNASGEVLYHAPLFQEAFHVWDTEAPGEPVEVEAAGTTAEIHDALVLGVADYVRKTGEGVFEKALIGLSGGIDSAVTCALAVAALGADRVVGVTMPSAYSSSGSVDDSRALAENLGIEFHEVPILPAVDAFGEMLAPLFEGTQEGVAEENIQARARGLTLMAISNKFGHLLLTTGNKSEMAVGYATLYGDMSGGLAVLSDVFKEEVYRIAEYVNATAGRDLIPRNTITKPPSAELKPGQVDQDSLPPYAVLDAILQRYVEEHEAPAGIARELGFDLALVQRIARMVDRNEYKRRQAAPGLRVTGKAFGSGRRLPIVMQRTEVPAPVDA, via the coding sequence ATGCGGATCGCCCTCTGCCAGATCAACACCACCGTCGGCGACCTCGCCGGGAACGTCGAGCGCATCCTTCGCGACGCCCGCCGCGCGGCCGACGCCGGGGCCGACCTCGCCGTCTTCCCCGAGCTGGCCGTCACCGGCTACCCGCCGCAGGACCTGCTGGACCGGCCGGCGTTCCTCGACGCCGTCGACGACGCCGTGGCCCACTTGGCGCGCGAACTGCCCGCGGGCCTCGGCGTGCTCGTGGGCGCGCCGGTGCGGAACGAGACGCCCGTCGGCAAGCGGCTCTTCAACTCGGCCCTCCTGCTGGCGGACGGCGCCGTGCAGGACGCCGTCTCGAAGACGTTGCTGCCGACCTACGACGTGTTCGACGAGTACCGCTACTTCGAGCCCGCCGCCGAGCGCCGGGTGATGACGTTCCAGGGCGTCCGGCTGGGCGTCCACGTCTGCGAGGACATGTGGAACAACGAGGAGCAGGCCCCCTACCACCTCTACGCGGCCAACCCGATCGACGAGCTGGCGGCCCTCGGCATCGACCTGTTCGTCAACCTGTCGGCGAGCCCGTACACGGTCGGCAAGCCGATCGAGCGTCGGCTGCTGATCCGGGAGAGCGCGCAGGAGCACGGCGTCCCGTTCGTCTACGTCAACCAGGTCGGCGCCAACACGGAGCTGATCTTCGACGGCGACAGCCAGGTCCAGAACGCCTCGGGCGAGGTGCTCTACCACGCGCCGCTGTTCCAGGAGGCGTTCCACGTCTGGGACACCGAGGCCCCCGGCGAGCCCGTCGAGGTGGAGGCGGCGGGGACGACGGCCGAGATCCACGACGCGCTCGTGCTCGGCGTGGCCGACTACGTGCGCAAGACGGGCGAGGGTGTCTTCGAGAAGGCGCTCATCGGGCTGTCGGGCGGCATCGACTCAGCGGTGACGTGCGCCCTCGCGGTCGCCGCGCTGGGGGCGGACCGCGTCGTCGGCGTGACCATGCCGTCGGCCTACTCGTCCTCGGGCTCCGTCGACGACAGCCGCGCGCTGGCCGAGAACCTGGGCATCGAGTTCCACGAGGTCCCCATCCTGCCCGCCGTCGACGCCTTCGGCGAGATGCTGGCGCCGCTGTTCGAGGGCACCCAGGAAGGTGTCGCCGAGGAAAACATCCAGGCCCGCGCCCGCGGACTGACGCTGATGGCGATCTCGAACAAGTTCGGCCACCTCTTGCTGACGACCGGCAACAAGTCCGAGATGGCGGTCGGCTACGCGACGCTCTACGGCGACATGTCGGGCGGGCTGGCGGTCCTGTCGGACGTGTTCAAGGAGGAGGTCTACCGGATCGCGGAGTACGTCAACGCGACGGCCGGGCGCGACCTGATCCCGCGCAACACGATCACCAAGCCGCCCTCGGCCGAGCTGAAGCCGGGGCAGGTGGACCAGGACTCACTGCCGCCCTATGCCGTCCTCGACGCCATCCTGCAGCGCTACGTCGAGGAGCACGAAGCGCCCGCCGGGATCGCCCGCGAGTTGGGCTTCGACCTCGCCCTCGTCCAGCGCATCGCGCGCATGGTGGACCGCAACGAGTACAAGCGCCGCCAGGCCGCGCCCGGCTTGCGCGTCACCGGCAAGGCGTTCGGGTCGGGCCGCCGTCTCCCCATCGTCATGCAGCGCACGGAGGTGCCGGCTCCCGTCGACGCCTGA
- the arsS gene encoding arsenosugar biosynthesis radical SAM (seleno)protein ArsS (Some members of this family are selenoproteins.), with translation MSNGDGSAISLPVLSAELLADVMDGPKRTTSLYARRTPLAEPAAQIAALDAVALDLGPSGTGRFHRDLVASGWEQGLTPAPLEIFQINIGKLCNMTCRHCHVDSGPDRTAENMDRAAVDACLAAIDHIQAHPQGGALHTVDLTGGAPELNPHFEYLVDACVARGLHVIDRCNLTILTVRRYAHLAGWMAERGVEVACSLPHYRQLGTDAQRGDGTYEKSIRALRMLNEVGYGQGDPDKVLTLVTNPVGSFLAGSQESLEAEWKAALERNHGVSFDRLFALNNMPMSRYLEWLLEKGQLDAYMDRLLGAFNPATLDGLMCRNTISVGWDGKVYDCDFNQQLEMDAAVPFATIGDFDLGAWQARTVKTERHCYGCTAGAGSSCGGATA, from the coding sequence ATGTCCAACGGCGACGGCTCCGCGATCTCCCTCCCCGTCCTCTCGGCCGAACTCCTGGCCGACGTGATGGACGGCCCGAAGCGGACCACGAGCCTGTACGCCCGCCGCACGCCGCTGGCGGAGCCCGCCGCGCAGATCGCTGCGCTCGACGCCGTGGCCCTGGACCTCGGGCCGAGCGGGACGGGCCGCTTCCACCGCGACCTCGTGGCGAGCGGCTGGGAGCAGGGCCTCACGCCGGCGCCGCTGGAGATCTTCCAGATCAACATCGGCAAGCTGTGCAACATGACGTGCCGGCATTGCCACGTGGACTCCGGGCCGGACCGGACGGCGGAGAACATGGACCGGGCCGCGGTCGACGCGTGCCTCGCGGCCATCGACCACATCCAGGCGCACCCGCAGGGCGGCGCGCTGCACACCGTCGACCTGACGGGCGGGGCGCCGGAACTCAACCCGCACTTCGAGTACCTCGTCGATGCGTGCGTGGCGCGCGGGCTGCACGTCATCGACCGGTGCAACCTGACCATCCTGACGGTCCGCCGCTACGCCCACCTCGCAGGGTGGATGGCCGAGCGCGGCGTCGAGGTGGCGTGCTCGCTGCCGCACTACCGCCAACTCGGCACGGACGCCCAGCGCGGCGACGGGACGTACGAGAAGTCGATCCGCGCGCTCCGGATGCTCAACGAGGTCGGCTACGGACAGGGCGACCCGGACAAGGTCCTGACGCTGGTGACCAACCCGGTCGGCAGCTTCCTCGCGGGCAGCCAGGAGTCGCTGGAGGCGGAGTGGAAGGCGGCGCTGGAGCGCAACCACGGCGTCTCGTTCGACCGCCTCTTCGCGCTCAACAACATGCCGATGAGCCGCTACCTGGAGTGGCTCCTGGAGAAGGGCCAGCTGGATGCCTACATGGACCGCCTGCTGGGGGCCTTCAACCCGGCGACGCTGGACGGACTGATGTGCCGCAACACGATCTCCGTCGGCTGGGACGGCAAGGTGTACGACTGCGACTTCAACCAGCAGCTGGAGATGGACGCGGCGGTGCCGTTCGCGACCATCGGCGACTTCGACCTGGGGGCGTGGCAGGCGCGGACCGTCAAGACGGAACGCCACTGCTACGGCTGCACGGCGGGCGCGGGCTCGTCCTGCGGCGGGGCGACGGCGTAG
- a CDS encoding arsenosugar biosynthesis-associated peroxidase-like protein, producing METYYKPEHLPRFGEIAEGSKPLADAFFSYYGKVFEDGALTAREKALIALAVAHTVQCPYCIDAYTQESLAKGSDLEQMTEAVHVATAIRGGASLVHGLQMLDGVKAQTM from the coding sequence AGACCTACTACAAGCCCGAGCACCTGCCCCGTTTCGGCGAGATCGCCGAGGGCTCCAAGCCCCTCGCCGACGCCTTCTTCAGCTACTACGGCAAGGTGTTCGAGGACGGCGCGCTGACGGCCCGCGAGAAGGCGTTGATCGCCCTCGCCGTCGCTCACACCGTCCAGTGCCCCTACTGCATCGACGCCTACACGCAGGAGTCGCTCGCGAAGGGGTCCGACCTCGAGCAGATGACCGAGGCGGTCCACGTGGCGACGGCCATCCGCGGCGGCGCGTCGCTGGTGCACGGCCTCCAGATGCTGGACGGTGTCAAGGCACAGACGATGTAG
- a CDS encoding DUF4010 domain-containing protein, which translates to MPDDPVALLGRFGAALALGLLIGTQRAFHDRREDQEASSFAGIRTFPLLALAGALSAYLASSLGSPWVVVAVLAVVGAFAVSAYRAGTERGNLGITTEVATLVTTLVGALCMTGTLGVVVAVGVAVAILLEVKPETQRFVKALREDELEAALKFAAVSALILPVLPDQTYGPPPFDVVSPFKVWLMVVFISGISFLGYVLTKVVGATRGVGLTGIVGGLASSTATTLSFAERSKARETMSGALAMGVFAAWAVMFARVLVEAGVVNRALLGAVWPSITAGGVAGLSYAAFLWMRNRKAEADSEDKDEGKDAFSNPFELKSALAFGALYAVILVGSKAAEMYLGTAGLYASAVASGLADVDAVTLSMAELSKPGGSVSLDTAATAVALAAASNTVVKGGIVVATGAAAMKKAILPGTGLVLAAMLGVALLV; encoded by the coding sequence ATGCCTGACGACCCCGTCGCCCTCCTCGGTCGCTTCGGAGCGGCCCTCGCCCTCGGCCTGCTGATCGGCACCCAGCGGGCGTTCCACGACCGCCGAGAGGATCAAGAGGCCTCCTCGTTCGCGGGCATCCGCACGTTCCCACTGCTGGCCCTCGCAGGCGCGCTGAGCGCTTACCTGGCGTCGTCGCTGGGGAGCCCCTGGGTCGTGGTCGCGGTGCTGGCCGTCGTGGGCGCGTTCGCCGTCTCGGCGTACCGGGCGGGCACCGAGCGCGGCAACCTCGGCATCACCACCGAGGTGGCCACGCTGGTGACGACGCTCGTCGGGGCCCTCTGCATGACCGGGACGCTGGGGGTGGTGGTGGCGGTCGGCGTGGCGGTCGCGATCCTGCTGGAGGTCAAGCCCGAGACGCAGCGGTTCGTCAAGGCGCTCCGCGAGGACGAGTTGGAGGCGGCGCTCAAGTTCGCCGCCGTGAGCGCGCTCATCCTGCCGGTGCTGCCGGACCAGACGTACGGGCCGCCGCCGTTCGACGTGGTGAGTCCCTTCAAGGTGTGGCTCATGGTGGTGTTCATCTCGGGCATCTCGTTTCTGGGCTACGTCCTCACCAAGGTCGTCGGCGCCACGCGTGGGGTCGGGCTGACAGGCATCGTGGGCGGGCTGGCCTCGTCCACGGCGACGACGCTCTCGTTCGCCGAGCGCAGCAAGGCCCGCGAGACGATGTCGGGGGCGCTGGCGATGGGCGTGTTCGCGGCGTGGGCGGTGATGTTCGCCCGCGTGCTGGTCGAGGCGGGGGTGGTGAACCGGGCGCTGCTGGGCGCCGTGTGGCCGTCGATCACGGCGGGCGGCGTGGCCGGGCTCTCCTACGCGGCGTTCCTGTGGATGCGAAACCGAAAGGCTGAAGCCGACAGCGAGGACAAGGATGAGGGGAAAGACGCCTTCTCGAACCCCTTCGAACTCAAGAGCGCGCTCGCCTTCGGGGCGCTCTACGCCGTCATCCTGGTCGGCTCGAAGGCCGCCGAGATGTACCTCGGTACGGCAGGCCTGTACGCCTCGGCCGTCGCCTCGGGCCTGGCCGACGTGGACGCGGTGACGCTCTCGATGGCCGAACTGAGCAAGCCCGGCGGCTCGGTCTCGCTCGACACGGCGGCGACGGCGGTTGCCCTGGCGGCGGCCAGCAACACGGTGGTCAAGGGGGGCATCGTGGTAGCGACGGGCGCGGCGGCCATGAAGAAGGCCATCCTGCCTGGGACCGGGCTCGTGCTGGCAGCCATGCTCGGCGTCGCGCTGCTGGTGTAG